The genomic window TCTTGTGAAAATCTCTTGACAACTGTCTCGCGGCATAATTTTCTGGAAATATTCTCTACATCTTTTACCCTTTGCGCCATTTCTTCTATATTTGAGACAATAAAACCATTCCGGCCATTTTCAATGATCTCAGGCATAGAACCTTTCCCAAAGGCAAGTACAGGCGTACCACAGGCCATTGCTTCAACAACACTTAACCCAAAAGGCTCGTTAAAATTAATTGCATGTAGTAATGCGTAGGCATTGCTTAAAACAGAATCCTTTTCTGGCGGTGAAACACAACCGATATAAGTAATATCATCATTCAAGTAAGGCTGAACATATTCTTCATAATACCTCCTGTCCTGAATAAGCCCCGCAATAACCAGCTTCATTTTTACCTTTTTGGCGACCTGGATAGCCTCCCAGGTACCTTTATCAGAGTGTATTCTGCCAAAATAGAGCAAATAATCCCCTTTATTTTCATTAAAGGGGAAATTACTAATATCTATACCATGATAGACAGTCCTGATATAATCAAGGTCTGAGCTCCTATCAGCGTCACTTATGGAAACATAATGGGTTGTTGCATTATATTTCTGATAAACAGGCAAAATCTTCGGTGAAGAAAAACCATGAATTGTGGTAACCATTGGAGTTTTTATTAACCCACTATAAGTCAAAGGCAAAAAGTCATAGTTATTATGTATAATATCAAATTCGTCTGCCTGCTCCATTACTTCTGATATATGAAGGCATTCCCATACTTTGGGATCTATGGCTTTATCCTCCTCGTAAGGCGCTTGGCATATACTTCTTAACTTAGCCGACGTCAAGGAATCACCGGTGGCAAATAAGGTAACATCTATTTTTTCCTTAACAAGTCCCTCTGTAAGCAGTGATGCTACTGTCTCCCACGGGCCATAGTGTCTTGGCGGCGTTCTCCAAGCAATTGGTGAAATTATTGCAACTCTCATATTGAAATTGCCTCCACATCATTATTCTATTTAACCAATTATACACAAATTAACCAACCAAAGCAATTTACACTACTTAACTGTGTAGGAAAATTCACCAACTTTTAAAAGTCAAATATGATACCGATTTTGAAGAGTAAAGAAAAATTAGTAAGGTAGTACGGTGCGTGATATAATATAGCAATAAAACCCTGAAAATCAAGAAAGGAAGGATAAAAAGTGGACAATTATGAGGTGATACTGGATTTTTTCAGCAAGGCTGAAAAGCCGGTTAGTGCAGGGCAAATCGCGACCGCAACCGGCATAGAAAAAAAGGAAGTTGACAAAGTAATGACCAAGCTTAAAAAAGAGGAAAAAATAGTTTCTCCGAAGGTTTGTTATTGGGAAATTAAAAAATAAATAATAGTTGGGTGCAAAAGACACGAAGATTATCATTCGTGTCTTTTGATTATCCAATGAGAAGGGAAAAGCTTGACAAAGAAGGTTTATCTTAGTAAACTAGTGGCAATAGGTTTACTGTAGTAAACCCGCCGGGAGGTGTTATCTATGGAGGAATTTAAACTTTTTAATGCGGAATACAAGTTTCTGGATATTATTTGGGGACTTGAACCCATTAACTCCACCGAATTAACGAAAGTCTGTATGAAAGAACTGGGCTGGAAAAAACCTACTACATATACAATGATAAGAAAACTAACACAGCGAGGCGTTCTTAAAAATGAAAATGCAACGGTTACTACACTTATCAGACGGGATCAGGTGCAAAAGTATGAGAGTGAAGCACTCTTAGAAAAGGCCTTTGACGGCTCTCTGCCTGCATTTTTGACTACATTTCTACAAGATAAAAAGTTGTCTAAACAGGAGTCAGAGGAAATTCGGAAAATGATAGAAGAGGCGACCAAATGAGCAGTTTGTTTATTTTCGTATTGAATATGAGCCTGACCGCAACCTATGTGGCTTTGGCTGTTATGATTGTTCGCCTGCTAATCAAAAAAGCACCGAAGGTTTTTTCCTATGCTCTCTGGTCGGTCGTGTTATTTCGTCTTGTCAGCCCCGCCTCCTTTGAAAGTACCTTAAGCCTGATACCAGGTAAGACCAATGCTCTTCCACATGAGATTATTTATTTACAAAATCCTGCCATCAGCACCGGTATTGGAATCGTAGATGGTGCAGTGAATCAATCCATCCAGGCTTCTATGCCGGTTGGTAATCCTGCGGCGAGTGTAAATCCAATGGGGATTCTGATGGAAATTGCGGCAATAATTTGGTTATTAGGTATTGCTATTATTTTGTGCTATGGAGTTATTTCCTATTTCAGGCTGAAGTATCGGCTTTCCAATGCAACTCTGGTAAAAGAAAATATATTTGAAACCGACCGGATTCTGACTCCATTTGTCCTGGGGTTTTTCAAGCCAAGAATTTATATTCCCACAGGCCTTGCCGGAAAAGAACTGAATTATATTTTGAAGCACGAACAAATACATATTAAACGCCGGGATTATCTTATTAAGCCGGCAGCGCTTTTA from Phosphitispora fastidiosa includes these protein-coding regions:
- a CDS encoding glycosyltransferase family 4 protein, which produces MRVAIISPIAWRTPPRHYGPWETVASLLTEGLVKEKIDVTLFATGDSLTSAKLRSICQAPYEEDKAIDPKVWECLHISEVMEQADEFDIIHNNYDFLPLTYSGLIKTPMVTTIHGFSSPKILPVYQKYNATTHYVSISDADRSSDLDYIRTVYHGIDISNFPFNENKGDYLLYFGRIHSDKGTWEAIQVAKKVKMKLVIAGLIQDRRYYEEYVQPYLNDDITYIGCVSPPEKDSVLSNAYALLHAINFNEPFGLSVVEAMACGTPVLAFGKGSMPEIIENGRNGFIVSNIEEMAQRVKDVENISRKLCRETVVKRFSQEKMVKEYIEVYKEIVNK
- a CDS encoding BlaI/MecI/CopY family transcriptional regulator, with amino-acid sequence MEEFKLFNAEYKFLDIIWGLEPINSTELTKVCMKELGWKKPTTYTMIRKLTQRGVLKNENATVTTLIRRDQVQKYESEALLEKAFDGSLPAFLTTFLQDKKLSKQESEEIRKMIEEATK
- a CDS encoding M56 family metallopeptidase, yielding MSSLFIFVLNMSLTATYVALAVMIVRLLIKKAPKVFSYALWSVVLFRLVSPASFESTLSLIPGKTNALPHEIIYLQNPAISTGIGIVDGAVNQSIQASMPVGNPAASVNPMGILMEIAAIIWLLGIAIILCYGVISYFRLKYRLSNATLVKENIFETDRILTPFVLGFFKPRIYIPTGLAGKELNYILKHEQIHIKRRDYLIKPAALLGSCSSLVQSFDVG
- a CDS encoding MarR family transcriptional regulator, with the translated sequence MDNYEVILDFFSKAEKPVSAGQIATATGIEKKEVDKVMTKLKKEEKIVSPKVCYWEIKK